One window from the genome of Saccharomyces mikatae IFO 1815 strain IFO1815 genome assembly, chromosome: 6 encodes:
- the FMP40 gene encoding Fmp40p (similar to Saccharomyces cerevisiae FMP40 (YPL222W); ancestral locus Anc_6.242), giving the protein MREKRTIINVLKNSATSHFIKKLTPDISLPSIPEAINVVQQHNATDPVRLKLFHTPRMVSQGAHFAFCLPTKKSHYKPLLLSQSALDEFGLVQDQDLERILAGEKIYYTDDIFPYSTVYSGFQFGSFAAQLGDGRVVNLFDLKDSRTGQWQTFQLKGAGMTPFSRFADGKAVLRSSIREFIMSEALHSIGIPSTRAIQLTLLPGTKAQRRTQEPCAVVCRFAPSWIRLGNFNLFRWRQDLQGLIKLSDYCIEELFDGGAQFEGKPDFDVFRKDFFPDSEKKIDEQVKKDENGKELMSEEDVSKLSKYDKFFRHVVSLNANTVAHWQAYGFANGVLNTDNTSIMGLTIDYGPFAFLDKFEPSFTPNHDDTANRYSFANQPSIIWWNLQQFAKDLACLLGLKSHDLELLLKGELDFVDDTLEKTMIKRVQKLVELSANEYKYVFTTRYARLMSQRLGVDLDLEPYMNSTSGKDVRRAAAKSREFCAVIVEPLLDILQATKIDYNNFFIHLQNYMGPFFIKDKKEATTLFGAFDEEYLRMFFSTEQMEKMAENENTLIAGEKLLDSNGEHRLLDEKLEKVYNWTQDYLTLIPPTGATNRALLARKANPLFVPRSWILEEVVDDLMYDQRDSLQDPDSNLDTSALKKLFLMSVNPYDRAKWDDSLRPDLEEKWANLSHQEGSKFMKQASCSS; this is encoded by the coding sequence ATGagggaaaaaagaactataATCAATgtgttgaaaaattcagcAACATCTcatttcatcaagaaactgACGCCAGATATTTCTTTGCCGTCTATACCGGAAGCCATTAATGTCGTGCAGCAGCACAACGCAACGGATCCTGTGAGGCTAAAGCTTTTCCATACACCGCGGATGGTTTCACAGGGGGCACATTTTGCCTTTTGTTTGCCAACGAAAAAATCACATTACAAGCCACTATTACTTTCACAAAGTGCACTTGACGAGTTTGGTTTGGTGCAGGACCAGGACTTGGAGAGAATACTAGCTGGAGAGAAAATATACTACACTGATGATATCTTCCCGTACAGTACGGTGTACTCTGGATTCCAATTCGGTTCATTCGCTGCGCAGTTGGGGGACGGGCGTGTGGTAAACTTGTTTGATCTTAAGGACAGCCGTACGGGGCAGTGGCAAACGTTTCAGTTGAAGGGAGCAGGTATGACGCCATTTTCCCGGTTTGCAGATGGAAAGGCTGTTTTAAGGTCGAGTATACGTGAGTTTATAATGAGTGAGGCATTACACAGCATTGGTATTCCTTCCACAAGAGCCATCCAATTAACCCTGCTACCAGGGACGAAGGCGCAAAGACGCACCCAGGAACCGTGTGCTGTTGTATGTCGGTTTGCACCAAGTTGGATCCGATTGGGTAACTTCAACTTATTCAGGTGGAGGCAGGATTTACAAGGATTGATCAAGTTATCAGATTATTGTATTGAGGAACTGTTTGACGGAGGGGCACAATTTGAAGGGAAGCCCGACTTTGATGTATTTAGAAAGGATTTTTTCCCTGACagtgagaaaaaaatcgatGAGCAGGTAAAAAAGGATGAAAATGGGAAGGAATTGATGAGTGAAGAAGACGTTTCAAAGTTGAGTAAGTATGATAAGTTCTTTAGGCATGTGGTTAGTTTGAATGCCAACACAGTTGCACATTGGCAAGCATATGGCTTTGCAAACGGTGTCTTGAATACAGATAATACTTCAATTATGGGTCTGACCATTGATTACGGTCCATTTGCATTTCTGGACAAGTTTGAACCGAGTTTCACCCCAAATCACGATGACACGGCAAATAGATATTCGTTTGCCAATCAGCCAAGTATCATATGGTGGAACTTGCAACAATTTGCCAAGGACCTCGCGTGTTTGTTGGGACTCAAATCCCATGATCTTGAATTATTACTCAAGGGCGAATTGGATTTCGTTGACGACACCCTTGAGAAGACCATGATTAAAAGGGTGCAAAAGTTGGTGGAGCTCAGTGCAAACGAATACAAGTATGTGTTTACCACCAGATACGCACGGTTGATGTCCCAAAGGCTTGGTGTAGATTTGGATTTGGAACCATACATGAACTCTACAAGCGGTAAAGATGTTAGGCGCGCAGCAGCGAAATCCAGAGAATTCTGCGCCGTTATTGTCGAACCATTGCTAGATATCCTGCAAGCTACTAAGATTGACTAtaacaatttctttattcatTTGCAGAACTATATGGGGCCGTTCTTCATCAAGGACAAAAAGGAAGCTACGACGCTCTTTGGAGCTTTTGACGAGGAGTACTTAAGAATGTTCTTCAGCACCGagcaaatggaaaaaatggcagaaaatgaaaatactcTTATTGCGGGTGAGAAACTTCTTGATTCCAATGGTGAACATCGTCTGCTCGACGAAAAACTGGAAAAAGTATACAATTGGACGCAAGACTACTTAACACTGATTCCGCCTACAGGGGCTACAAATAGGGCGTTGCTCGCTAGGAAAGCCAATCCATTGTTTGTTCCCAGAAGTTGGATTTTAGAGGAAGTAGTTGACGACTTGATGTACGATCAAAGGGACAGCCTACAAGATCCCGATTCAAATCTAGATACATCTGCCCTAAAGAAGCTATTTCTCATGAGTGTAAACCCATACGATCGCGCTAAGTGGGACGACTCTTTGAGGCCTGATCTGGAGGAGAAATGGGCCAATCTTTCGCACCAAGAGGGTTCGAAATTTATGAAACAGGCCTCTTGCAGCAGCTAA
- the MMT2 gene encoding Mmt2p (similar to Saccharomyces cerevisiae MMT1 (YMR177W) and MMT2 (YPL224C); ancestral locus Anc_6.248), whose protein sequence is MLRISIGSIKQFGLSVPGYKSANYNATERAVKLLNLYSTTTFVSSSRHMHSSMPLNKEGGEERHNEELVEQKLAQDGLTSKRNDSEPSKESATPLTKSLLQHTHGHNHTHMHDNPLLSLNVQQIKKNPGVKITWIGLASNVGMAVGKFIGGITFHSQALLADSVHALSDLVSDFLTLFSVHYASRKPNSEYPYGYGKVETVGSLAVSTILTMAGISIGWSSLCAIVGPVIPHAILESMANLIGETHSHSQSVTQQATNVNAVWIAAGSILVKEWVFQATKKVAIQTNSNVLMANAWHHRVDSLTSLVALVAITSSYFFNIQSLDNLGGLVVSGLIIRTGGQGILSSLKELVDQSIPPTDPRYLEIESVIKNSIGCLKTDLGLKGPLHVKDLTILASGPNLRATTTLEVPVLNSGREVGIKLLENTISIIREDLRQKVPHLGKVDVEFVDETSACNKSSENSYHNVSTSHMHTHFDSADDHSHRH, encoded by the coding sequence ATGCTACGAATAAGTATTGGCTCGATCAAGCAATTTGGTCTGTCAGTTCCAGGCTATAAAAGCGCTAATTACAATGCAACTGAGAGGGCTGTAAAACTACTCAATTTGTACAGTACAACTACCTTCGTCAGCTCGAGCAGGCACATGCATTCTTCAATGCCGCTAAATAAAGAAGGTGGGGAGGAGAGACATAATGAAGAGCTTGTTGAACAAAAACTTGCACAGGATGGGCTGACTTCCAAACGAAACGATAGTGAACCATCAAAAGAGAGTGCCACACCCTTAACTAAGTCACTGCTACAACATACACACGGTCACAACCACACACATATGCATGACAATCCCCTATTGTCGCTGAATGTTCaacaaatcaaaaagaatcCTGGTGTGAAAATTACATGGATAGGTCTTGCATCAAACGTGGGAATGGCTGTTGGGAAATTTATAGGAGGAATCACGTTTCATTCTCAAGCATTACTTGCTGACTCCGTGCATGCTCTTAGTGATTTAGTATCGGATTTCTTAACACTATTTTCTGTCCACTATGCATCTCGTAAACCAAATTCTGAGTACCCTTATGGCTATGGCAAAGTGGAAACTGTAGGGTCTCTTGCAGTATCTACGATTTTGACAATGGCTGGTATTTCTATTGGTTGGTCATCGTTATGCGCTATTGTGGGGCCCGTCATCCCCCATGCAATTCTGGAATCAATGGCTAATTTGATCGGTGAGACACATTCACATTCTCAGTCAGTAACACAACAGGCCACTAATGTAAATGCCGTATGGATTGCAGCAGGTTCCATCCTGGTGAAAGAATGGGTTTTCCAGGCAACGAAAAAAGTTGCTATTCAAACAAACTCCAATGTACTAATGGCGAATGCATGGCATCATCGTGTTGACTCTTTAACGTCGTTGGTGGCTTTGGTAGCTATTACGTCgagttattttttcaacattcAGTCTTTAGATAATTTAGGTGGACTCGTAGTGTCGGGTTTAATCATAAGAACTGGTGGGCAAGGTATATTATCTTCATTGAAGGAGTTAGTGGATCAGTCTATACCACCGACTGATCCTCGTTATTTGGAAATTGAATCTGTAATAAAGAACAGTATAGGCTGTCTGAAAACCGACTTGGGTTTGAAAGGACCGCTACATGTTAAAGACCTCACTATATTGGCTTCTGGTCCAAACCTTCGTGCTACCACGACTTTGGAAGTGCCAGTGTTAAATTCCGGGCGAGAAGTAGGCATAAAGCTATTGGAAAACACCATTTCAATTATAAGGGAAGATTTACGTCAGAAAGTGCCGCACCTCGGGAAAGTGGACGTCGAATTCGTTGATGAAACGTCTGCATGTAATAAGAGTTCTGAAAATTCCTATCATAACGTATCGACAAGTCATATGCACACTCATTTTGACTCGGCTGATGATCACTCCCACAGACATTGA
- the GRE1 gene encoding Gre1p (similar to Saccharomyces cerevisiae SIP18 (YMR175W) and GRE1 (YPL223C); ancestral locus Anc_6.246): MSNLLNKFADKLHGNDHDERYENDDDDQTRQQRHEKHQQREFKNQGSKADPYSDQNQGNFPQHQQPQSSLGGNRQVGGNDYQQQTTDYTAGSGGGTYTQTYRETNTQGELDDDEDDDFLTSGQQQKQGRTRGTQSNRYQSSNMGSGRRNLSGSGNDQYDDDSGNQGVW, translated from the coding sequence atgtcCAATTTATTAAACAAATTCGCTGACAAGTTGCACGGCAACGACCACGATGAACGTTACGAAAACGACGATGACGACCAAACTAGACAACAACGCCACGAGAAACACCAACAGAgagaattcaaaaatcaAGGTTCCAAGGCTGATCCTTACAGTGACCAGAATCAAGGTAATTTCCCTCAACACCAACAACCACAATCAAGTCTAGGCGGAAACAGACAAGTTGGCGGTAATGACTACCAACAACAAACCACTGATTACACTGCAGGAAGCGGTGGTGGCACCTACACTCAGACTTACCGCGAGACTAACACTCAAGGTGAGTTAGAcgacgatgaagatgacgatTTCTTGACTTCAGGTCAGCAGCAAAAACAAGGCCGCACAAGAGGTACTCAGAGTAACCGCTATCAATCCTCCAATATGGGCAGCGGACGGCGCAACCTGTCTGGATCAGGAAACGACCAGTATGATGACGATAGCGGAAACCAAGGTGTTTGGTAG
- the FLC1 gene encoding flavin adenine dinucleotide transporter (similar to Saccharomyces cerevisiae FLC3 (YGL139W) and FLC1 (YPL221W); ancestral locus Anc_6.241): MQILVTLWCLICTYLAVPVAAKKRTLTATSLVTCMENSQLSANSFDVSFSPDDKSLHYDLDMTTQIDSLIYAYVDVYAYGFKIISDNFDVCSMGWKQFCPVHPGNIQIDSIEYVSEKYVKMIPGIAYQVPDIDAYVRVNIYNNVSENLACIQVFFSNGKTVSQIGVKWATAVIAGIGLLTSAILSTFGNSTAASHISANTMSLFLYFQSVAVVAMQHVDSVPPIAAAWSENLAWSMGLIRITFMQKIFRWYVDATGGSASLYLTATTMSVLTQRGLDYLRSTSIYKRAENVLYGNANTLIFRGIKRMGYRMKIENTAIVCTGFTFFVLCGYVLAGFIMACKYGIELNIRCGWIRSDRFYQFRKNWKSVLKGSLLRYIYIGFTQLTILSFWEFTERDSAGVIVIACLFIVLSCGLMAWAAYRTIFFASKSVEMYNNPAALLYGDEYVLNKYGFFYTMFNANHYWWNALLMTYVFVKALFIGFAQASGKTQALAIFIIDLAYFIAIIRYKPYLDRPTNIVNILICTVTLVNSFLFMFFSNLFNQKYAVSAIMGWIFFIMNAAFSLILLLMILAFTTIILFSKNPDSRFRPAKDDRASFQKHAIPHEGSLNKSVANELMALGNVAKDHTENWENELKSQEGQSEDNLFGIEYDDENTNTNSDNAESSSRETSRPTFSEKILRSLSIKRNKSKLGSFKKNIPHKAAQQEVSPDRASPSPNSKSYPGVSHMRQESEANNGLINAYEDEQFSLTEPSILEDSSSSIQMHTMPVRDLSLNSVPNSQDVTKKANILDSNYS; encoded by the coding sequence ATGCAAATACTAGTGACACTATGGTGTCTAATATGTACTTACTTGGCAGTACCAGTAGCTGCCAAGAAAAGGACTTTGACAGCGACCTCTTTAGTCACGTGCATGGAGAACTCACAGCTTTCAGCCAACAGCTTCGATGTGTCATTTTCTCCAGATGACAAATCGTTGCATTACGACCTGGACATGACTACACAGATCGACTCGTTAATATATGCTTACGTGGACGTATATGCTTACGGGTTCAAGATTATTTCTGACAACTTCGATGTGTGCAGCATGGGTTGGAAGCAATTTTGCCCTGTGCACCCAGGTAACATACAGATTGACTCTATTGAATACGTCAGCGAGAAATACGTTAAGATGATTCCAGGAATCGCGTATCAAGTGCCGGATATTGATGCTTACGTAAGAGTGAATATTTATAACAACGTCAGTGAAAATTTGGCGTGTATCcaggttttcttttcgaaCGGGAAAACCGTTTCACAGATAGGTGTTAAATGGGCGACAGCTGTTATTGCTGGTATTGGTCTTCTAACTTCTGCCATCCTGTCCACTTTCGGTAATTCTACAGCGGCATCTCATATTTCAGCAAACACCATGTCACTGTTCTTGTACTTCCAGTCTGTTGCCGTGGTTGCTATGCAACACGTTGATAGTGTTCCACCGATTGCTGCTGCCTGGTCCGAGAACCTTGCTTGGTCGATGGGGTTGATCCGTATCACGTTTATGCAGAAAATTTTCCGTTGGTATGTAGATGCAACCGGAGGCTCTGCATCGTTGTATTTGACTGCGACAACAATGTCAGTTCTTACGCAAAGAGGACTGGATTACTTAAGATCAACTTCGATTTACAAGAGAGCGGAGAATGTCTTGTATGGTAATGCAAACACTTTAATCTTCAGAGGTATCAAAAGAATGGGATACCGTATGAAAATCGAAAATACGGCCATTGTTTGTACTGGATTTACATTCTTTGTGCTGTGTGGATATGTCTTGGCTGGATTCATTATGGCCTGCAAATATGGTATTGAGTTGAATATAAGATGTGGTTGGATACGAAGTGATCGGTTTTACCAATTTAGAAAGAACTGGAAGTCCGTTCTAAAGGGATCGTTGTTAAGATATATCTATATCGGGTTCACACAACTAACAATTTTAAGTTTTTGGGAATTTACTGAAAGAGACTCTGCTGGggttattgttattgcaTGTCTATTCATTGTTTTGTCATGTGGGCTGATGGCTTGGGCCGCATACAGaacgattttttttgcaagTAAATCAGTGGAAATGTATAATAACCCAGCAGCTTTATTATACGGGGACGAATATGTCCTAAACAAGTACGGATTTTTCTACACCATGTTCAACGCAAACCATTATTGGTGGAACGCCCTCTTAATGACGTATGTTTTTGTCAAAGCTTTATTCATCGGATTCGCACAGGCGTCCGGTAAAACGCAGGCATTGgctattttcatcatcgaCTTAGCATACTTCATTGCCATTATCCGTTATAAACCGTATTTGGACCGTCCAACGAATATTGTCAATATTCTTATTTGCACTGTAACTTTGGTCaactcttttcttttcatgtTTTTCTCAAACTTATTTAATCAAAAGTACGCTGTCTCTGCTATCATGGGTTggatattttttattatgaacgcagcattttctttgatcttACTGTTGATGATTCTGGCCTTTACCACAatcattttgttttctaagAATCCTGATTCTAGGTTCAGACCAGCCAAGGATGATAGAGCATCTTTCCAAAAGCATGCTATTCCTCATGAAGGTTCGTTGAATAAATCCGTGGCTAACGAATTGATGGCTCTAGGAAATGTGGCAAAAGATCATACAGAAAATTGGGAAAACGAACTGAAGAGTCAAGAGGGCCAGAGTGAAGATAACCTCTTCGGCATTGAATacgatgatgaaaataccAATACTAATTCGGATAATGCGGAAAGTAGTAGCAGAGAAACCAGTCGTCCAACATTTTCCGAAAAAATTCTACGTTCTTTATCAATTAAAAGGAATAAGAGTAAATTAGGtagtttcaaaaagaatattccACATAAAGCAGCACAACAAGAGGTCTCGCCCGATCGGGCTAGTCCTTCACCTAACAGCAAGTCATATCCAGGTGTTTCGCACATGAGGCAAGAATCTGAGGCTAATAATGGACTAATCAACGCATATGAAGATGAACAATTTAGCCTAACGGAACCAAGCATACTGGAAGATTCTTCCAGTTCAATTCAAATGCACACTATGCCAGTACGAGATTTAAGCTTGAACAGTGTTCCAAACTCTCAAGATGTCACtaaaaaagcaaatatCTTGGATTCTAATTATTCATAA
- the PCL8 gene encoding Pcl8p (similar to Saccharomyces cerevisiae PCL10 (YGL134W) and PCL8 (YPL219W); ancestral locus Anc_6.236), translated as MANEQDPNKSLLNDVLARSMSELYDDDDDNDSDMCRANDEGEDVFDLPLKASVSQSRNFSEVNDVLDPLSSLHGPSKKVRFEQQKQQQQQQQINNDFNTNVNLRSPSGKKMGVEQLIQSANEINDFFANNIDKVNGFNSELLSSSSKLPGRAKSDTATQGTGRLDSMSNFALSDTELDNDDDNYLLDPLSNANSSTATAEHHGYSLLDKALSASDKEIIYTNKVNSNSQIDSDNYSHESGASTNNETDDNASPEILDYTKFDSFPYPPSSASNEEPPDLRVLSIECEQENEKELRRISLLLDHYESIPKIPNLSDNEALSKFRENIELILQLSKKIDENANILAISSEDPQKFVNFVMKNPPSLSFRDFIDRIQNKCMFGAVVYLGATYLLQLVFLTRDEMNGPIKLKTKLQEDQAHRIIISTIRIATKLLEDFVHSQNYICKVFGISKRLLTKLEISFMACVNFDGLMITCEKIEKTLHILDDTRQALGNT; from the coding sequence ATGGCTAATGAGCAAGATCCCAATAAGTCTCTCCTTAATGACGTTCTGGCTCGGAGTATGTCCGAACtttatgatgatgatgacgataaCGATAGTGATATGTGTAGGGCAAACGATGAAGGAGAGGATGTTTTTGATCTCCCACTTAAAGCAAGTGTGTCTCAGAGTCGGAACTTCTCTGAAGTAAACGATGTATTAGATCCGCTTTCTAGTTTGCATGGCCCGTCCAAGAAGGTTAGGTTTGAACAGCaaaagcaacaacagcaacaacagcaaatTAATAATGACTTTAATACAAACGTAAACCTGAGAAGCCCGTCCGGCAAAAAAATGGGTGTAGAGCAGCTAATACAGTCTGCGAACGAGATCAACGATTTCTTCGCTAACAACATTGACAAGGTAAATGGCTTTAACTCGGAGCTTTTGAGCAGTAGTAGCAAGTTACCTGGAAGGGCAAAGAGCGACACAGCAACTCAAGGTACCGGTCGCTTAGATTCTATGTCCAACTTTGCTTTGAGCGACACCGAGCTAgacaatgatgatgataattaTCTCTTGGATCCTCTTTCAAATGCTAATTCTAGTACTGCAACTGCGGAACATCATGGCTATAGCTTATTAGACAAGGCTTTATCTGCGTCTGATAAGGAAATAATATACACGAATAAAGTGAATTCGAATAGTCAGATAGACTCTGATAATTATTCTCACGAGAGTGGAGCCAGTACTAATAACGAGACAGATGACAATGCATCTCCAGAGATCCTAGACTACACAAAATTTGATTCGTTCCCTTATCCCCCGTCCTCTGCGTCTAATGAAGAACCACCAGATTTAAGAGTGCTAAGTATCGAGTGTGAGCaggaaaacgaaaaagaGCTACGACGAATATCTTTATTGTTGGATCATTACGAATCGATACCGAAAATACCAAATTTGTCAGATAATGAGGCCCTATCTAAATTTCGTGAGAATATTGAATTGATTTTACAGCtatctaaaaaaattgatgaaaatgcaAATATTTTAGCCATTTCCTCTGAAGACCctcaaaaatttgttaaTTTTGTAATGAAAAACCCTCCTTCGTTATCATTCAGAGATTTTATTGATAGAATTCAGAACAAATGCATGTTTGGTGCGGTTGTTTACCTTGGTGCTACCTATCTTCTCCAACTGGTATTTCTTACAAGAGACGAAATGAATGGTCCCATCAAGTTAAAGACTAAATTGCAAGAGGACCAAGCCCATAGGATTATCATATCCACAATACGAATTGCCACTAAGTTACTAGAAGACTTTGTTCACTCACAGAACTATATTTGCAAAGTGTTTGGTATCTCAAAAAGGCTGCTAACCAAACTAGAAATCTCTTTTATGGCATGTGTAAATTTTGATGGATTAATGATCACCTgtgaaaaaatagaaaagacaCTGCATATTCTTGATGATACAAGACAGGCATTAGGAAATACATGA
- the RPL1A gene encoding 60S ribosomal protein uL1 (similar to Saccharomyces cerevisiae RPL1B (YGL135W) and RPL1A (YPL220W); ancestral locus Anc_6.237) — MSKITSSQVREHVKELLKYSNETKKRNFLETVELQVGLKNYDPQRDKRFSGSLKLPNCPRPNMSICIFGDAFDVDRAKSCGVDAMSVDDLKKLNKNKKLIKKLSKKYNAFIASEVLIKQVPRLLGPQLSKAGKFPTPVSHNDDLYGKVTDVRSTIKFQLKKVLCLAVAVGNVEMEEDVLVNQILMSVNFFVSLLKKNWQNVGSLVVKSSMGPAFRLY; from the coding sequence ATGTCCAAGATCACTTCCTCTCAAGTCAGAGAGCATGTCAAGGAATTGTTGAAGTACTCCAACGAAACCAAGAAGAGAAACTTCTTAGAAACCGTTGAACTTCAAGTCGGTTTGAAGAACTATGACCCTCAAAGAGACAAGCGTTTCTCTGGTTCTTTGAAGTTGCCAAACTGTCCAAGACCAAATATGTCCATCTGTATCTTCGGTGATGCTTTCGATGTTGACAGAGCTAAGTCTTGTGGTGTTGATGCCATGTCCGTTGATGacttgaagaagttgaacaagaacaagaagttGATCAAGAAGTTGTCCAAGAAATACAACGCTTTCATCGCTTCCGAAGTCTTGATCAAGCAAGTTCCAAGATTATTGGGTCCTCAATTGTCTAAGGCCGGTAAGTTCCCAACTCCAGTTTCTCACAACGATGACTTGTACGGTAAGGTCACTGATGTCAGATCTACCATCAAGTTccaattgaagaaggtCTTGTGTTTAGCTGTTGCGGTCGGTAACGTtgaaatggaagaagacGTTTTGGTTAATCAAATCTTGATGTCTGTTAACTTCTTCGTttctttgttgaagaagaactggCAAAATGTTGGTTCTTTGGTCGTCAAGTCCTCCATGGGTCCAGCTTTCAGATTGTACTAA
- the CHP1 gene encoding ribosome-associated Tef1p biogenesis chaperone CHP1 (similar to Saccharomyces cerevisiae YPL225W; ancestral locus Anc_6.249) gives MSTFNAETADNLEDIEKQFAVVAVEQAETYWKLLTSVPGSKLHLTKFDDEIYENFIERFPEYKDVERVKKFTEEELKTKEAKERWRKFFTIFEKKIEDYNFGTLLRTDASAEYGQFTTCFVVRLQFYAFEIARNKHGLNDWIAGQK, from the coding sequence ATGTCTACCTTCAATGCAGAAACTGCTGATAATTTAGAAGATATTGAGAAACAGTTCGCcgttgttgctgttgagCAAGCGGAAACATACTGGAAATTATTAACAAGTGTTCCAGGTTCCAAGTTGCATTTGACCAAGTTTGATGACGAAatatatgaaaattttattgaaagatTCCCAGAGTACAAGGATGTTGAGAGAGTGAAAAAGTTCACAGAGGAGGAGCTAAAAACCAAAGAAGCCAAGGAAAGATGGAGAAAGTTCTTTacaatctttgaaaaaaaaattgaggATTATAACTTTGGTACTCTATTAAGAACCGACGCTTCTGCTGAATATGGTCAATTCACTACTTGTTTTGTCGTGAGGCTACAATTCTATGCTTTTGAAATTGCTAGAAACAAGCACGGTTTAAACGATTGGATTGCCGGCCAGAAATGA